One window of Tepidanaerobacter acetatoxydans Re1 genomic DNA carries:
- a CDS encoding ABC transporter permease has translation MLKYSLKRLLRSFFTLIIVITVVFLLMRLMPEEGYFGDNYEKLDEAQREAILTNIGLRDPLHIQLKNFYTSLLSGDLGTSIIYRPKMPIIDIVKTKMPYSVYFGLAAMALSLVFGITLGIAMARSKNKFWDKFGTGYIVIINAVPAAVYYLFFQLYCSDIFKLPILFNADNPKSWILPAVSMSLGGSASYAMWMRRYMVDELNKDYVKLARAKGLRSKKIMTNHVLKNAFVPMAQYLPASILFTISGSIYIESLYSIPGMGGLLVDAIQRQDNPLVQALVLIYSSIGIIGLFLGDILMVLLDPRIKLDKGEGAR, from the coding sequence ATGTTAAAGTACTCACTGAAAAGGTTATTACGCTCATTTTTTACACTAATAATTGTCATAACCGTAGTTTTTCTTCTTATGCGACTAATGCCTGAAGAGGGGTATTTTGGAGACAATTATGAAAAGCTTGATGAGGCACAAAGAGAAGCAATATTAACCAATATAGGACTTAGAGATCCGCTGCATATCCAGCTAAAAAACTTCTATACATCTCTTTTATCCGGAGATCTTGGAACTTCAATAATATACAGGCCTAAAATGCCTATAATTGATATTGTAAAAACTAAAATGCCTTATTCAGTATATTTTGGACTTGCGGCAATGGCACTTTCGCTTGTATTTGGCATTACATTGGGTATAGCTATGGCTCGAAGTAAGAATAAATTTTGGGATAAATTTGGTACCGGCTACATTGTCATCATAAATGCTGTTCCGGCAGCGGTATACTACTTATTTTTTCAATTGTACTGTTCAGATATCTTCAAACTCCCAATATTATTTAATGCAGATAATCCAAAGAGCTGGATATTGCCTGCAGTTTCCATGTCTCTTGGCGGCTCTGCATCATATGCTATGTGGATGCGACGGTATATGGTGGATGAACTGAATAAAGACTATGTTAAACTTGCGCGAGCCAAAGGGCTTAGAAGTAAAAAAATTATGACAAACCATGTTTTAAAAAATGCATTTGTACCTATGGCTCAGTACTTGCCGGCTTCTATATTATTTACTATATCAGGTTCTATATATATCGAATCCCTTTATTCGATTCCAGGCATGGGAGGATTGCTTGTAGATGCCATTCAAAGGCAAGACAATCCCCTAGTTCAAGCACTGGTTCTTATATATTCGTCAATAGGCATAATAGGACTTTTCCTGGGAGATATCTTGATGGTTTTGCTTGATCCGCGCATAAAATTGGATAAAGGGGAAGGTGCCAGATAA
- a CDS encoding ABC transporter permease yields the protein MYNTKINNLEDKIDESLFVFAEYDESEAERIGYSNYSYWRSTFQVFRKNKVAMFFLKIIIVLLAFTIIQPYLPNQKSPTKIYLDPNTNMQLRNQPPNIEFWFGTNSIGQDLWSRIWSGTRTSLFIGLLVAIWDAIIGITVGALWGYVRRLDALITEIYNVMDNIPTTIIQVLFAYILRPSIKTLVFAMCITGWLGTARFIRNQIVIIRDREYNLASRCLGTPTKRIITRNLLPYLISVIMLRMALAIPTAIGSEVFLTYIGLGLPVSIPSLGNLVNEGRLVMMVSSLRYQLIFPAIVLSLITISFYIIGNAFADAADPKTHV from the coding sequence ATGTATAATACAAAAATCAATAATTTAGAAGATAAAATTGACGAATCATTATTTGTGTTTGCCGAATATGATGAATCGGAAGCAGAACGCATCGGATACTCCAATTATTCATATTGGCGTTCAACATTTCAAGTATTTAGAAAAAATAAAGTCGCTATGTTCTTTTTGAAGATTATAATAGTCCTTCTTGCATTTACAATTATACAGCCTTATTTACCGAATCAAAAATCACCGACCAAAATTTATCTTGATCCAAACACAAATATGCAATTGAGGAACCAACCTCCAAACATTGAGTTTTGGTTTGGAACAAATTCAATAGGCCAGGATTTATGGTCGCGTATATGGAGCGGGACGCGCACATCACTTTTTATTGGGCTGTTAGTGGCAATTTGGGATGCCATTATCGGTATTACGGTAGGGGCGCTGTGGGGATATGTGAGAAGACTTGATGCACTAATTACAGAAATATACAATGTTATGGATAATATACCGACTACCATTATTCAAGTTCTTTTTGCCTATATACTGCGCCCAAGCATAAAAACCTTGGTTTTTGCCATGTGTATAACTGGCTGGTTAGGAACTGCTCGATTTATACGCAATCAAATAGTTATTATAAGAGACAGAGAATACAACCTGGCTTCACGATGCTTGGGTACTCCCACCAAAAGAATCATAACCAGAAACTTGCTTCCATATTTAATTTCAGTCATCATGCTCAGAATGGCGCTGGCCATTCCTACAGCCATCGGTTCGGAAGTATTTTTGACTTATATAGGCCTGGGACTGCCTGTAAGTATTCCATCATTGGGCAACTTGGTAAATGAAGGCAGACTAGTTATGATGGTTTCGTCGCTAAGATATCAATTAATATTTCCGGCAATAGTTCTTTCCTTGATAACCATATCCTTTTATATAATCGGAAATGCTTTTGCAGATGCGGCTGATCCGAAAACTCATGTTTAG
- a CDS encoding ABC transporter ATP-binding protein, giving the protein MVVQNLVVKFELRGRTLTAIREASLDLHKGESLAIVGESGAGKSVLTKTFMGLLDDNGWVDSGSIIYKGEDLVKFKTENDWLRIRGKEIAIVFQEPMTSLNPLKTIGSQIEEAIVLHRGLRGKEAKKLVVEMLRDVGIAEPEKRYCQYPHEFSGGMRQRVVIAIAIASNPQILICDEPTTALDVTIQAQILRLLKNIKEKYELTIIYITHDLGVVANVADRVAVMYAGDIIEIGTCEEIFYDPRHPYTWALLLSLPQLGTKGEKLHSIKGTPPNLFNEIKGDAFAPRNPKALKIDFIKRPPYFSVSPTHKVKTWLLDPRAPKVEPPEFIKKLCSRRRVSANE; this is encoded by the coding sequence ATGGTGGTTCAAAATTTGGTGGTCAAATTTGAACTGAGAGGAAGAACTTTAACTGCTATAAGAGAGGCGTCCCTTGACCTTCATAAAGGAGAAAGCCTTGCCATAGTGGGTGAGTCTGGAGCGGGAAAATCGGTTCTTACCAAGACTTTCATGGGACTTCTTGATGATAATGGGTGGGTGGATTCAGGAAGTATAATATATAAGGGGGAAGACTTAGTAAAATTTAAGACAGAAAATGATTGGCTGAGAATCAGGGGCAAAGAAATTGCCATAGTATTTCAAGAACCAATGACTTCATTAAACCCACTCAAAACTATAGGAAGCCAGATAGAAGAAGCAATAGTGCTTCACCGAGGTTTAAGAGGCAAAGAAGCTAAAAAACTTGTAGTGGAAATGCTCAGAGATGTAGGAATAGCAGAACCGGAAAAAAGATATTGTCAATATCCTCATGAATTTTCCGGAGGCATGAGACAGAGGGTGGTTATAGCTATAGCCATAGCAAGCAATCCCCAAATACTTATTTGCGACGAGCCTACGACGGCTTTAGATGTGACTATACAGGCGCAAATTCTTAGACTTTTGAAAAATATAAAAGAGAAATATGAACTTACAATAATATATATTACGCATGATTTAGGTGTAGTGGCAAATGTAGCAGACAGAGTAGCTGTTATGTATGCCGGCGATATCATTGAGATAGGAACCTGTGAAGAAATTTTTTATGACCCAAGACATCCCTATACATGGGCGCTGCTTTTATCACTGCCGCAACTTGGAACTAAGGGAGAAAAGCTTCATTCAATAAAAGGTACGCCGCCAAATTTGTTTAATGAAATAAAAGGCGATGCTTTTGCACCTAGAAATCCAAAGGCACTTAAAATTGATTTTATAAAGAGGCCTCCCTATTTTTCTGTAAGCCCGACTCATAAAGTTAAGACGTGGCTGCTTGATCCCAGGGCTCCAAAAGTAGAACCGCCTGAGTTCATCAAAAAGCTTTGCTCCCGGCGGAGGGTTAGTGCCAATGAATAA
- a CDS encoding ATP-binding cassette domain-containing protein: MNNISKKVILEIKNLRVEFGVKKKKIAAVDDVSFCIYKGETFGLVGESGSGKTTIGRAIMRINELAGGKIFFKGQKISGKISKELDKELTKKIQMIFQDPVASLNERAKVDYIVSEGLYNIKNYKSEEERREKVAKALLDVGLLPEFADRFPHEFSGGQRQRIGIARALVMGPEFIIADEPISALDVSIRAQVLNLLSELQKKKGLTYLFITHDLSVARFITDRIAVIRKGKMVELADTEQLFTRPYHRYTKALLSAIPIPDPAREKQKALQVYDPCCHDYANNPPGWSEVEPGHFVLANQKELEEYKAQYAKAQRGNTNRRSCDKNR, encoded by the coding sequence ATGAATAATATAAGCAAAAAAGTCATACTGGAAATAAAAAACTTGCGTGTAGAATTTGGAGTAAAAAAGAAAAAAATTGCAGCTGTAGATGATGTGAGCTTTTGTATTTATAAAGGCGAAACTTTTGGGCTTGTAGGCGAATCGGGGTCAGGCAAAACTACCATCGGAAGAGCTATAATGCGGATAAACGAGTTAGCCGGTGGCAAGATATTTTTTAAAGGCCAAAAAATAAGCGGAAAAATCAGCAAAGAACTGGACAAAGAACTGACAAAGAAAATCCAAATGATTTTCCAAGATCCTGTTGCTTCTTTAAATGAAAGGGCAAAAGTTGATTATATAGTGTCAGAAGGTCTTTACAATATTAAAAATTACAAGAGTGAAGAAGAAAGAAGGGAAAAAGTTGCAAAAGCGCTTTTAGATGTAGGACTGCTGCCTGAGTTTGCCGACAGATTTCCCCACGAGTTTTCAGGAGGTCAGCGACAGCGGATAGGCATTGCAAGGGCACTTGTTATGGGACCGGAATTTATTATTGCAGATGAGCCAATATCAGCCCTAGACGTTTCTATTCGAGCTCAAGTACTAAATTTACTCTCTGAACTGCAGAAAAAGAAAGGATTAACCTATCTGTTTATTACACATGACTTATCTGTTGCAAGATTTATAACCGATAGAATAGCCGTTATTCGAAAAGGTAAGATGGTTGAACTGGCAGATACGGAACAGCTGTTTACCCGCCCTTATCACCGCTATACTAAAGCTTTGCTGTCGGCTATTCCAATTCCTGATCCGGCAAGAGAAAAACAAAAAGCGTTGCAAGTGTATGATCCTTGCTGTCATGATTATGCAAATAATCCCCCCGGGTGGTCGGAGGTTGAACCGGGGCATTTTGTCCTGGCGAATCAGAAGGAATTAGAAGAATATAAAGCACAGTATGCAAAAGCCCAAAGAGGGAATACAAACAGAAGGTCATGCGACAAAAACCGCTAA
- a CDS encoding DUF3794 domain-containing protein encodes MELFRTEEVIWEKNYQKDVQVSVDLKPAPIKITDIISHVINVNYTLNEGAIIISAILEIDLYFLDKEGKIHFCNIEKPLEYGILPEKIIKDMNFYIICHSEQQSQHLSGNLLTLNLFVNIGLQGVIEKNCSPFPPKRFEKEKITTFKVMGEKREHATLKSTFEKQDCQHIIIMKPHLSEANFRVLRSAVMLEGEVTVEVFYLSTQGIEKYGTIAVPIEKIVSFAEAEPNQTARITVDYIDIYYKPCGKNNCYDVIITLEYMIKILKKAESQVITDFNEPGYEVVKEEFLLKEVITEGEFAFLEQKSFLFESSIKCIVDLQGKIESISHTVEGGRLVVDGIIGLEIIYADERLKHMYKYIQIDFSNSYLLAQIVEGTIFDINVNIIHLSGALKDETIMIKALIEVAFSGSIRRQATVVTDVLPRDQILQELVSVEKILESKTIDFTEKYEINIDRDLKEIEDVKSEIDFLDVVILDYRFLIQGTLNVDIYYIGTDDIVHCQKSIVPVGILGSVVNGDTGMQIRVNPKICHVSIGAKKSSSVQLLFSLSFAIEATKQEDIYLVTGVRTESAGNYRQVYFNKYVFNINHTMPLISPALFIRDIKVIPNKKRYEQHADGLWAVGKLYFDIVYTGKDKYVYQDFDELDFRFHIKDELNIYKGDFDLEILPSKVFMTSEGQMLESEFQLTIKTYHWENCDVGSDPIDTKST; translated from the coding sequence GTGGAATTATTCAGGACGGAAGAAGTGATCTGGGAGAAAAATTATCAAAAAGATGTCCAAGTATCTGTCGATTTAAAACCTGCTCCTATAAAAATTACAGATATTATTTCACACGTTATAAATGTAAATTATACACTAAATGAAGGTGCCATAATAATCTCTGCAATTCTAGAGATTGATTTATATTTTTTAGATAAAGAAGGCAAGATACATTTTTGCAATATTGAAAAACCGTTGGAATATGGAATACTCCCGGAAAAGATTATAAAAGATATGAATTTTTATATAATATGTCACAGTGAACAACAAAGCCAACATTTATCAGGGAATTTACTTACCTTAAACCTATTTGTTAATATAGGGTTGCAAGGTGTTATTGAAAAGAATTGTTCCCCTTTCCCGCCTAAAAGGTTTGAAAAAGAAAAAATAACGACATTTAAAGTCATGGGAGAAAAAAGAGAGCATGCAACATTGAAAAGCACGTTCGAAAAACAGGATTGCCAACATATAATAATTATGAAACCTCATCTAAGCGAAGCTAATTTCAGAGTGCTGCGCAGTGCTGTAATGCTTGAAGGTGAAGTAACTGTTGAAGTGTTTTATTTGAGTACTCAAGGGATAGAAAAATACGGCACTATTGCCGTCCCGATAGAGAAAATAGTATCATTTGCCGAAGCTGAACCCAATCAAACGGCCAGAATAACTGTGGATTATATAGATATTTATTACAAGCCCTGCGGGAAAAACAATTGTTATGATGTAATAATTACTCTGGAATATATGATTAAGATTCTAAAAAAAGCAGAGAGTCAGGTTATTACAGACTTCAATGAACCGGGATATGAGGTTGTAAAAGAAGAATTTTTATTAAAAGAGGTTATAACTGAAGGTGAGTTTGCTTTTTTGGAACAAAAGTCTTTTTTATTCGAATCCAGCATTAAGTGTATTGTGGACTTACAGGGAAAAATAGAGAGTATATCTCATACCGTCGAGGGAGGCAGATTAGTAGTAGATGGCATTATTGGTTTGGAAATTATCTATGCGGATGAACGGCTAAAGCATATGTATAAGTACATTCAAATTGACTTTAGTAATAGTTATTTGCTGGCACAAATTGTTGAAGGAACTATTTTTGATATAAATGTAAATATAATCCATCTTTCAGGAGCATTAAAAGATGAAACTATTATGATAAAAGCTCTGATAGAAGTCGCCTTTTCCGGCAGCATTAGACGGCAGGCAACTGTGGTGACGGATGTGCTTCCCCGGGATCAGATATTACAAGAACTTGTAAGTGTAGAAAAGATATTAGAGTCAAAGACTATTGATTTTACTGAAAAATATGAAATAAATATTGACAGGGATTTAAAGGAAATAGAAGATGTGAAATCAGAAATAGATTTTTTAGATGTTGTTATATTAGATTACAGATTCCTGATTCAAGGAACGCTTAATGTAGATATATATTACATCGGAACAGATGATATAGTACACTGCCAAAAAAGCATAGTACCTGTCGGAATATTGGGCAGTGTTGTTAATGGTGATACCGGTATGCAAATAAGAGTAAACCCCAAAATTTGTCATGTATCAATAGGAGCTAAGAAATCATCATCTGTTCAACTGCTTTTTTCTTTAAGTTTTGCTATAGAAGCAACAAAGCAGGAAGATATTTATTTAGTGACAGGGGTAAGAACTGAGTCTGCAGGAAATTATCGGCAAGTTTATTTTAACAAATATGTATTCAATATTAACCATACTATGCCGCTTATCTCACCTGCACTTTTCATTAGAGATATAAAGGTTATCCCAAACAAAAAGCGATATGAACAACATGCTGATGGCTTATGGGCGGTAGGAAAGCTTTATTTTGATATAGTGTATACAGGCAAAGATAAGTATGTGTACCAGGATTTTGATGAATTAGATTTTAGGTTTCACATCAAAGACGAGTTAAACATTTATAAAGGCGATTTCGATTTAGAAATCTTACCTTCTAAAGTTTTTATGACATCTGAAGGCCAAATGCTAGAATCAGAATTTCAATTGACAATAAAAACATATCACTGGGAAAATTGTGATGTAGGGAGTGACCCAATTGATACAAAAAGCACGTGA
- a CDS encoding DUF3794 domain-containing protein yields the protein MLKQLKAFNLKRQQPTIARKLKKVIGEIRSLNYITLNDKLIIQGIVHKQVFFVGIDDKVHHISGNIPFSAILDIPGIAPGMNVNIFADLESIEAKLAPSGERVFCKAIVKITATAEDVSYIFLVAGTDKSVIAETVIKESSEQVLVEDILVLDRSIQKVEECRATVTINNADVLDNKVLIQAILHNQIFYIGEDNISYHQSFDIPVSCFAQVEGALPEMNVYAEPVIEMNKVDVLSPNELKLKAIIQCNVTVTQEITANIGVAQDGQEYVINGLIGESTAFQHMVESVEILEHEAIKIRDIKVNLHNISSLVVMDKVIIQGIIHKQIYYVGTDNVNYHQSADIPFTAFTDYPGARPGLNAVIVPVVEYTKYDLTGSRKLTEHNIIRFDVTIVEKDILPVAQGTAQDLRVRLPLMVGETSAQVMVHDIEPIEIIENIIVTKDPIIVCTESTASKQTLVSNTIDVYPPAASIGKYKCIIESTTTSILENEIIVSGYFKCCISYADSEGLIYKIERQKHFAVLVPLEGILPSDIIEVKAEVEHVDLSILPEGNQISMLVTIRATVRGFKKEIVYVVTDVTGPDITTNKILILAELPTHEIKQMYVVTEVYDTDLVIVKRTFMLNVVDEGFKPVDVVVDVIS from the coding sequence ATGCTCAAACAATTAAAGGCTTTCAATTTAAAAAGGCAGCAGCCTACAATAGCTCGAAAGCTCAAAAAGGTTATCGGGGAAATAAGATCATTAAATTATATAACACTTAACGATAAGTTAATCATACAAGGCATCGTTCATAAACAGGTCTTTTTTGTAGGAATCGACGACAAGGTACATCATATCTCTGGTAATATTCCATTCAGTGCCATATTAGACATCCCCGGCATAGCCCCGGGGATGAATGTAAATATTTTCGCTGATTTAGAAAGCATTGAGGCGAAACTTGCACCTTCCGGTGAACGGGTTTTTTGTAAAGCAATTGTAAAAATAACTGCCACTGCAGAGGATGTTTCTTATATTTTTCTCGTAGCAGGCACCGATAAAAGTGTTATCGCCGAAACAGTAATCAAAGAAAGCTCAGAGCAGGTTTTGGTCGAAGATATCTTGGTTCTGGATAGGTCAATACAAAAAGTGGAGGAGTGTCGGGCCACAGTAACTATCAATAATGCAGACGTATTAGATAATAAGGTCTTAATTCAAGCTATCTTGCATAATCAAATATTTTATATTGGGGAAGATAATATATCCTATCATCAGTCTTTTGACATTCCTGTAAGCTGTTTTGCACAAGTTGAAGGTGCATTGCCTGAAATGAATGTATATGCAGAACCGGTCATAGAAATGAATAAAGTAGACGTTCTTTCCCCAAATGAGCTAAAATTAAAAGCAATCATTCAATGCAATGTAACCGTGACACAAGAGATTACAGCAAACATTGGCGTAGCACAAGATGGGCAAGAATATGTTATAAACGGTTTAATAGGCGAAAGCACAGCATTTCAGCATATGGTAGAGTCTGTAGAAATTTTAGAGCATGAAGCCATTAAAATAAGAGATATAAAAGTAAATCTTCATAATATCTCATCATTAGTTGTTATGGATAAAGTGATAATTCAAGGCATAATTCATAAACAAATATATTATGTCGGGACAGATAATGTCAATTACCATCAATCGGCAGACATTCCCTTTACCGCTTTCACTGATTATCCCGGTGCTAGGCCTGGTCTAAATGCTGTGATTGTACCGGTTGTAGAATATACTAAATATGACTTAACCGGCAGCAGAAAACTCACTGAGCATAATATAATTCGTTTTGATGTGACTATTGTAGAAAAGGACATATTGCCTGTAGCTCAAGGAACAGCTCAAGACCTTAGGGTGAGGTTACCGTTAATGGTGGGAGAAACTTCTGCACAGGTTATGGTGCATGATATTGAACCGATTGAAATAATAGAGAACATAATTGTCACAAAAGACCCGATTATAGTATGTACAGAATCAACAGCCAGCAAACAAACTCTAGTATCAAATACTATTGACGTTTATCCGCCTGCAGCAAGCATTGGTAAGTATAAGTGTATCATTGAAAGTACAACTACATCAATACTAGAAAATGAAATTATTGTATCCGGCTATTTTAAATGCTGCATTTCTTATGCTGACTCAGAAGGTTTAATTTACAAAATAGAAAGGCAAAAGCACTTTGCTGTATTGGTGCCCTTAGAAGGAATTCTCCCCAGCGACATCATCGAAGTTAAGGCTGAGGTGGAGCATGTAGATCTTTCGATATTACCAGAAGGTAATCAAATTAGTATGCTTGTAACCATCAGGGCTACTGTAAGAGGTTTTAAAAAGGAAATTGTATATGTTGTAACCGATGTAACAGGTCCTGATATTACTACAAACAAAATACTCATACTGGCCGAGTTGCCTACACATGAAATAAAACAGATGTATGTGGTAACTGAGGTTTATGATACCGATTTGGTCATTGTAAAACGAACATTTATGTTAAATGTAGTAGATGAAGGCTTTAAGCCGGTAGATGTTGTGGTAGATGTTATAAGTTGA
- a CDS encoding glycosyltransferase family 4 protein, with the protein MSKRIGILTTNFYSPDGLRMIYGGAERYGFELTKLLMDLGYKVAWWQIGSGWQKELLHGVQINSIRETKNEFMTFPRLNQHFHEQAMELDYAIYFVTFLAYPQVLEKSISISHGVFWDYPEFDSQLPTESAKKEWLRRYHIALSGPQKVVSVDTNTINWINATWPGLSHKLEYIPNFADINSLKPRGNASNKIKVIFPRRLTSVRGLNEACHAAKVLTSRYPDKIEFHFVGRGHSDLLEAEALKWASENKNIYYYWQPPHIMYEIYSQMDIALIPTKATEGTSLSCLEAMASGCAVIATPVGGLTDLIIDGYNGILIKPTSSNLIEAIEYLLNNEDERQRMGKNAKKVAEAFDIERWKQKWEKVIKQVFR; encoded by the coding sequence GTGTCAAAGCGGATTGGAATCTTAACTACTAATTTTTATAGCCCAGATGGCCTAAGAATGATATATGGTGGAGCAGAACGGTACGGATTTGAATTAACTAAGCTTTTGATGGATTTAGGTTATAAAGTAGCTTGGTGGCAGATCGGAAGCGGATGGCAAAAAGAGCTTTTACATGGTGTCCAAATAAATTCAATCCGAGAAACCAAAAACGAATTCATGACTTTCCCACGCCTAAATCAGCACTTTCATGAACAGGCAATGGAATTAGATTATGCTATTTATTTTGTAACCTTTTTAGCATATCCGCAAGTTTTAGAGAAAAGTATATCAATTTCCCACGGGGTTTTTTGGGATTATCCCGAATTTGATTCACAGCTTCCTACAGAATCTGCTAAAAAAGAATGGCTTAGAAGATACCATATTGCGTTAAGTGGTCCTCAAAAAGTGGTTTCTGTAGATACAAATACTATAAATTGGATAAATGCCACATGGCCCGGCCTCTCTCATAAGCTGGAGTATATACCGAATTTCGCAGATATTAATAGTTTGAAACCTAGGGGAAACGCTAGCAACAAAATAAAAGTGATATTCCCTCGTCGGCTTACATCCGTACGAGGTTTAAACGAAGCGTGCCATGCCGCCAAAGTACTGACATCAAGGTATCCCGATAAAATAGAGTTTCATTTTGTAGGAAGAGGCCATTCTGATTTGTTGGAAGCTGAGGCTCTCAAATGGGCATCGGAAAACAAAAACATATATTACTACTGGCAGCCCCCGCATATTATGTATGAGATTTACTCACAAATGGACATTGCTTTAATTCCTACTAAAGCAACTGAAGGGACTTCCCTTTCGTGCCTGGAAGCTATGGCTTCAGGGTGTGCCGTCATTGCCACACCTGTTGGAGGCCTAACTGATTTAATAATCGACGGTTATAATGGAATATTGATAAAACCAACCTCAAGCAATCTAATAGAAGCCATTGAGTATCTCCTTAACAATGAAGATGAAAGACAGCGGATGGGCAAAAATGCAAAAAAAGTAGCTGAAGCTTTTGATATTGAGCGTTGGAAGCAAAAATGGGAAAAAGTAATTAAGCAAGTCTTTAGATGA
- a CDS encoding glycosyltransferase produces the protein MYDILYLPSFDYFNFRQRPQHLLWELSKLGFNVMYCNVTQTSTDFIPLSATFNLCNNIKSLDHNKEYIMWLTHGPYAELLPEFNLKMVISDFADASVDEFSKFAVYDEQKIIAADLVFTASEKLFLDISKKHPRCYKVNNGVEFEHFAKSVTRSSQPPADIVKACSKPIVGFWGALSSWIDFALIEFIADIRSNYNFVFLGTFTTNVPRVPIKSNIFYLGPKDYEILPYYAQWFDVAIIPFQIKDVTLAADPIKAYEYIASGLPVVSTNLPQLEGLADVRLARTPEDFVSCLDWAVYNGKSQEKIKLRMEIAKQNTWKMRAICIAEKIKELILEP, from the coding sequence ATGTATGATATTCTATACCTACCCAGTTTCGATTACTTCAATTTTCGCCAAAGGCCTCAACACCTTTTATGGGAGCTTTCAAAATTAGGTTTCAATGTTATGTACTGTAATGTTACTCAAACTTCAACGGATTTTATCCCATTAAGCGCTACTTTCAATTTATGCAATAACATAAAATCGCTTGATCATAACAAGGAATATATAATGTGGCTCACACATGGGCCTTATGCTGAATTGCTGCCGGAATTCAATCTCAAAATGGTTATAAGTGATTTTGCCGATGCTTCTGTAGATGAGTTTTCAAAATTTGCGGTTTATGATGAACAAAAAATTATTGCTGCGGATTTAGTATTTACTGCATCCGAAAAACTATTTTTAGACATTTCAAAAAAACACCCTAGATGCTATAAAGTAAACAACGGTGTTGAGTTTGAGCATTTTGCCAAAAGTGTAACAAGAAGCTCGCAACCGCCTGCTGATATAGTTAAGGCTTGTTCTAAACCTATTGTGGGTTTTTGGGGGGCTTTATCCTCTTGGATCGATTTTGCTTTAATTGAATTTATAGCTGACATTAGAAGTAATTATAATTTTGTTTTTCTTGGCACATTTACTACAAATGTTCCTAGGGTTCCCATTAAATCCAACATATTCTATTTAGGGCCGAAAGATTACGAGATATTACCCTATTACGCTCAATGGTTTGATGTAGCAATAATTCCATTTCAGATAAAAGACGTAACCCTCGCCGCAGATCCTATAAAAGCCTATGAGTACATCGCTTCAGGTCTCCCTGTGGTATCTACAAATCTGCCCCAGTTGGAAGGATTGGCAGATGTTAGGCTTGCAAGAACACCAGAGGACTTTGTATCATGCCTTGATTGGGCAGTTTATAATGGAAAAAGCCAAGAAAAAATAAAATTACGAATGGAAATAGCAAAACAGAACACTTGGAAAATGCGAGCTATATGTATAGCTGAAAAAATAAAAGAATTAATTTTAGAACCTTAG
- a CDS encoding glycosyltransferase family 2 protein: MGKHRENNIVAMMPARNESGRHLCEVLNHLSQWVDKIVVLDDASEDDTFEIVNRNEKVIAYKNEHCIFEENESALRSKLWELTIAQNPNWILAIDADEIFEDRIIDEILLLINQEYYDAIYFRVFDFWSSKICYRIDGGWNPWTTFWPFLIRYNPDISYYWPNREIHCSRFPQPCENFIPYYSDIRIKHFGWADAKEHYKKFLFYRDKDIKIFGQIRPHTQSIMITPKSNDLETWQEAKRLSFLKEVYS; encoded by the coding sequence ATGGGAAAACATCGTGAGAATAATATTGTAGCGATGATGCCTGCAAGAAATGAATCGGGTCGGCATCTATGTGAAGTGTTAAATCATCTTTCGCAATGGGTTGATAAAATAGTAGTCCTTGACGATGCGTCAGAAGATGATACCTTTGAAATTGTCAACAGAAATGAAAAGGTTATAGCTTATAAAAATGAGCATTGTATCTTTGAAGAAAATGAGTCGGCTTTAAGATCAAAGCTATGGGAACTAACAATAGCGCAAAATCCTAACTGGATTTTAGCTATTGATGCCGATGAAATTTTTGAAGACAGAATTATTGATGAAATACTTTTGTTAATAAACCAAGAATATTATGATGCAATTTATTTTAGAGTATTTGATTTCTGGTCATCCAAAATCTGTTACAGAATAGACGGAGGTTGGAATCCATGGACTACATTCTGGCCTTTTTTAATAAGATACAACCCCGATATAAGTTATTATTGGCCCAACAGAGAAATTCACTGCAGCAGATTCCCACAGCCCTGTGAAAATTTTATACCTTATTACTCAGATATTAGAATAAAACATTTTGGTTGGGCTGATGCAAAGGAGCATTATAAGAAGTTTTTGTTTTATCGAGATAAGGATATAAAAATTTTTGGGCAAATCAGGCCACATACTCAAAGCATAATGATAACACCAAAGTCTAATGATTTAGAAACATGGCAAGAAGCAAAGCGGCTTAGTTTTTTGAAAGAGGTGTACTCGTAA